CTCTCTATATTGTTAAAGTGTGACATAAAAACATATAGAACATTTTAACGTATATAATTGCTTTGTGATTAATAACTTTTGGGCTTTCTGGACATCTTTGAGTTTTGACGTCTTACGTCAGCCACTTGTTAATCCGTTTCACTTTTACCTTCTCAAACGTCAGAGAGCTGACGTCCCCATACATTTCCAACCCCCTTGTGCACTATACAACACACACGCCTGATCATCATCCGCCCACATCCATTGTGATTTGACGAACGTCCTGGGTCATGATAACGTCGCCTAGTCAGCCTTTATAAGAAGCAGAAAGTTTCCACAGACCAAACAAAACATTAAGTCAGCCAGAACAGACCGAGAGCAAAGCGCAATAGTCTTCTGCGTAAAAGTGCCAAGACGGTTCCAGACATGGAGAGGTCAGTCAGGTTTGCCGTGGTGTGTGTCGCAGTGTCTCTGCTCATCTCGTGTCCACCTGTGGAAGCCTGGTACAAGCAATCCACCGGGCCCAGCTACTACTCTGTGGGTCGAGCTTCCGGTTTGCTGTCCGGTATCAGGAGGTCGCCATACGTCCGCAGGGCCGAGTCCGAGGAGACGCTGATGGACAGCGGCGAGACAGCAGGTAACAACGTACTCCCAGAGACTAACAGGGAGATCTCCATCCTCAAAAGCATGGTGAGTACATTAAAGTACTATTTTTCTCCCTGcttcttttcacatttcatgtatttCTTAAATTACACTGAtgataaaatgaagaaaatgcgCGCGTAAATCTGCCTTTCCTTTTTAAACTGAGAGCCACATTTATGGATTTCCGCTTAAaatctgaaagttaaaaatataaaagaggcGACTGATTTTTGCCCTTTTCCAGGACACAAACGAAATTGACAGAATTGACAAATTTTTTGGAAAAGTTGAACAACTCGTGCTTAAAGGTGCAAACCACTGAACGCACAACATTCCGTCccataacatgttttttttcttgcagcaaTAGCCTGCTTATGTTACGATGAAACGACATTTTTTAAATCGTTCTATTGGATTTCGTGATTTAgttaactaaataaaaatatatggtAGCTGAGTTTTTGGTCTTTAACGGTCTCATCACCTTTTTCTCCCCATCCTGCAGGCCATCTGCGTAAAGGACATCTCTCCAAACCTGAAGAGCTGCGAGCTGCTGCGGGACGGGACGGGCACCTTCCAGTGCAAGGCGGACGTCTTCCTCACCCTGGACTCCCTGGACTGCCTGTCCGCATAAGTCTGGTCCTCGACCGAGCCCCGGGAGCGCTTCTCTGGAAACGGCGAATTTTGAGAAAGGAAGGAGGGGTGGTAGAGTGTGTGGGGAGGGAGGCAGGGTGGATGAAGGCGCAGAGGAAACCCCTTCAATATCGACGATGGACGCTGCAGACTCTGAATGTTCTCTTatctaaagaaaaacagaccaCAAACGTTGTTCACTATTGTTTCGATTTCAACCAGTactgtaaaaggaaaaaaaagaaaaaaaagtatgagaTATATACATTGAAAACATCTTCTTCTTTGCTGTTTATCCCTGACATGTACCCACAGTTGgcagaaatgtattaaatgtcCTGAAATCTGACTGCAGAGCAAATTTCCTGGAAAgtactttaatttattttatttattaaaacgaACAAACACTGGTAACCTGTTGTGTGGCTCAAGTTTGTCCTGAATGGATTCAAAATGGGAGAATATGGATCTGGACCTGTGTTAGTTAATACATCAATACATTTACAGTCTtcctaaaacacaaacaaatataatctctaaacacattttccagcacatcatttattttgtattgcaGTTTTAAGGACAACACAGTACAAACTATAAAGTCACAATCTGGGAATATGGTGCAAGAGAGTGTTGAGATTTTGGAACACACTTTaaagaatgtaaaaatatacaaatatttcaaacaccTTTTGAATTCCTCGACAGCAAAGACCCATCATCAAAAAAGGCACTTGAgggtgtttttctctttgttttcccgTCAGTATCAGTCATTACCACATCTTGTTTATTACTGGAGTCAGAGGAGCTGGTGTGATAGAACAGCCCCCAGCAGGTTTAATGCCACACAAATCACAGAAGGTTTTTGTATTCTGGTCGACAAATCAGGTTTATGAGTGTGAGTGTTACATATATGAACAATAATGTTCGGgggttgaaaaaaaagtgtattaaacCCAAGTTGAGAGTCATGGGAACAAGTGACTTCAGCTCAGAACAAGTAAACACAAAGTGGGATGCATTAGGAGGGTGTGACGCACAGGAGGAGGACAGCAAAGAGACGCAGTGATGGA
This window of the Labrus mixtus chromosome 2, fLabMix1.1, whole genome shotgun sequence genome carries:
- the npb gene encoding neuropeptide B; translated protein: MERSVRFAVVCVAVSLLISCPPVEAWYKQSTGPSYYSVGRASGLLSGIRRSPYVRRAESEETLMDSGETAGNNVLPETNREISILKSMAICVKDISPNLKSCELLRDGTGTFQCKADVFLTLDSLDCLSA